The following are encoded in a window of Mustela nigripes isolate SB6536 chromosome 1, MUSNIG.SB6536, whole genome shotgun sequence genomic DNA:
- the LOC132014260 gene encoding syntenin-1-like has translation MSLYPSLEDLKVDKVIQAQTAFSANPGNLAILSEASAPISQDGNLYPKLYPELSQYMGLSLNEEQIRANMAVVPGAPVQGQLVARPSSMNYMVAPVTGNDVGIRRAEIKQGIREVILCKDQDGKIGLRLKSIDNGIFVQLVQANSPASLVGLRFGDQVLQINGENCAGWSSDKAHKVLKQAFGEKITMTVHDRPFERTVTKHKDSTGHVGFIFKNGKITSIVKDSSAARNGLLTEHNICEVNGQNVIGLKDSQIADILSTSETVVTITIMPAFIFEHIIKRMAPSIMKSLMDHTIPEV, from the coding sequence ATGTCTCTGTACCCATCTCTTGAAGACCTGAAGGTAGACAAAGTTATTCAGGCTCAAACTGCCTTTTCTGCAAACCCTGGCAACCTAGCAATTTTGTCTGAAGCTTCTGCTCCCATCTCTCAAGATGGAAATCTCTATCCTAAATTGTATCCGGAGCTCTCCCAGTACATGGGCCTGAGTTTAAATGAAGAACAAATCCGTGCAAATATGGCCGTGGTCCCTGGAGCACCAGTTCAGGGGCAGTTGGTGGCAAGACCTTCTAGTATGAACTATATGGTGGCTCCTGTAACTGGTAATGATGTTGGAATTCGTAGAGCAGAAATTAAGCAAGGGATTCGTGAAGTCATTTTGTGTAAGGATCAAGATGGAAAAATTGGGCTCAGGCTTAAATCAATAGATAATGGCATATTTGTTCAGCTGGTCCAGGCAAATTCTCCAGCCTCATTGGTTGGTCTGAGATTTGGGGACCAAGTACTCCAGATCAATGGGGAAAACTGTGCAGGCTGGAGCTCTGATAAAGCACACAAGGTACTCAAACAGGCTTTTGGAGAGAAGATTACTATGACTGTTCATGACAGGCCCTTTGAACGGACAGTTACCAAGCATAAGGATAGTACTGGACATGTtggctttatctttaaaaatggaaagataacatCCATAGTGAAAGATAGTTCTGCAGCCAGAAATGGTCTTCTCACAGAACATAACATCTGTGAAGTCAATGGGCAGAATGTCATTGGGCTGAAGGATTCTCAAATTGCAGACATACTGTCAACATCTGAGACTGTAGTTACTATTACAATCATGCCTGCTTTTATCTTTGAACATATTATTAAACGGA